The region CCTGAAGCGCAAATGAGCGATGAAGACACCCGGCATGTCGCCGGTCTGATGCGCATCAACCATACCGGCGAAGTCTGCGCCCAGGCGCTGTATCAGGGTCAGGCACTGACCGCCAAGCTGCCGAAAGTGCGCGCCGCCATGGAACATGCCGCCGAAGAAGAAATCGATCACCTGGTCTGGTGCGAACAACGCATTCATCAGTTGGGTAGTCACACCAGCATTCTGAACCCACTGTTTTATGGCATGTCGTTCGGGATTGGCGCCGTCGCCGGGTTGATCAGCGACAAGGTCAGTCTGGGATTTGTTGCCGCTACAGAGCATCAGGTCTGTAAACACTTGAACGAGCATCTTGAGCAACTGCCGGCCGAAGACGAAAAGTCTCGAGCGATTCTTGAGCAAATGCGGATTGATGAAGAACATCACGCCGAAAGCGCGCTGGAGGCTGGTGGTTTTCGATTCCCGGCGCCGGTGAAGTTCGGGATGAGTCTTTTGGCCAAGGTGATGACCAAGAGTACTTATCGGATCTGATAGCTCGGTTGCCTGATAGGACCTCTTCGCACGGTTTATCGAGCAGACCGCAATAAAAAAAGGCGACTACCGCTAAGTAGTCGCCTTTTTTGTACCCGAAAATCTTAGCTCGGCATGTTGCGCGCGTAGAAGATTTCCAGCATTTCGTGTTTCACACGATCAGTCACCTGGGCACGTTGCTCAGAGGACAGACTGTTGGTCGCGTCGCCGAACAGGTAGTTATCCAGTTCGAAGTTCTTCAACAGCATTTTGGTGTGGAACAGGTTTTCCTGATACACGTTCACGTCAGTCATCTGGTAACTGTCGCGGGTGTCTTCGGAGAGGTAATTCTGGATCGAGTTGATTTCGTGGTCGATGAAGTGCTTTTTGCCTTCAACGTCACGAGTGAACCCGCGCACGCGATAATCCACGGTCACGATGTCCGAATCGAACTGGTGAATCAGGAAGTTGAGCGCTTTAAGCGGTGAAATGACGCCACAGGTCGACACGTCAATGTCCACACGGAAGGTTGCAATACCGTCCACCGGATGGATTTCCGGGTAGGTGTGCACCGTGATGTGGCTCTTGTCGAGGTGGGCCAGGATAATCTCGGGCAACGGGCCCGGGGACTCTTCGATCTGGCTGTCGGTCGGGGTTACCGGCTCTTCAGAGATCAGAATCGTGACGCTGGCGCCCTGTGGGTCGTAGTCCTGACTGGCGATGTTCAGGATGTTGGCACCAATGATATCGACAACTTCTGTGAGGATCTGCGTCAGGCGCTTCGCGTTGTACTCTTCATTGATGTACTCGACGTAAGCCTGTTGGTCTTGCGGGGTTTCCGCGTAGCAGATGTCATAGATGTTGAAGCTCAAGGTCTTTGTCAGGTTATTGAACCCGTGGAGCTTGAGTTTGCTTTTCACCGTTAAAAACTCTCTATGTATTGCGGCCCAGGCCGCGTGATCAAGCATGCCCGTCAAATGCGAACAACGCACCTGCGTAGGACGGTTAACACCTCTTCGCGATGGCGATTTTGGTTGTCTGTTCGGGTGTGCGGCCTGTCGGGTGACGGGCCACGACCCTGAAAAAAGTGGCGCATTATGCAGACGTCAGCTATGGATCGCCAGAGTCTGCACCGCTTTTATGATAGTTGAATGTCGAATCAACCGAGTTCGATGATTTCGTAATCGTGGGTAATGGCCACGCCAGCCGCGCCGAGCATGATCGAAGCCGAGCAATACTTCTCGGCAGACAGTTCGATGGCGCGTTTAACCTGGGCTTCTTTCAAGCCTCGGCCCTTGACCACAAAGTGCATATGGATCTTGGTGAAGACCTTCGGATCCTCAGTCGCGCGCTCGGCTTCAAGGAACGCTTCGCAGCTCTCGACGGCCTGGCGGGACTTCTTGAGGATGCTGACCACATCGAAATTGCTGCAACCGCCGACGCCCAGCAGGAGCATTTCCATTGGGCGTACACCCAGGTTACGGCCGCCGGCTTCCGGCGGACCGTCCATGACCACGACATGACCGCTGCCGGACTCACCGAGGAACATGGCTTCGCCAGCCCATTGGATGCGTGCCTTCATCGCCAAGACTCCACTGTCTAAAAAAGGGTCGCCAGCTTAGCACAGGGGCCTGGAATGACAGCGTTTCGCGGTCCTAGGACGCGTGTACCAACTGCGTAGGTAAATTCTCAAATCTTGAGGGAATGTGTCTGTTAAGCTGGCGCCAATTCGCTGGCGCATGGCCAGCTATAAAGCGAATGAAAAAATCGCAGGCTTTACTCGCTCCTACAAAAAAACCAAGACACCGTGCAGTCTTTTCGGGATACAACCATGGTTGCTATTACCCCCACACCCAAGATCAAGAACCTCGACAAGCTGTTGATGCATTGCCAGCGCCGTCGTTATGCGGCCAAGAGCAATATCATCTGTGCCGGCGATCGTTCTGAAACACTGTTCTTCATCATCAAGGGCTCGGTCACGATCCTGATCGAGGACGACGACGGCCGCGAGATGATCATCTCCTACCTGAACGCCGGGGACTTCTTCGGCGAGCTGGGGTTGTTCGAACAGGCCGGCCTGGAACAGGAACGCAGTGCCTGGGTACGCGCCAAAATCGAATGCGAAGTCGCGGAAATCAGCTACGCGAAATTCCGCGAGTTATCCCAACAAGATCCAGACATTCTTTACGTGCTCAGCGGACAAATCGCACAGCGCCTGCGCAATACCACGCGCAAAGTCGGCGACCTGGCCTTCTTTGATGTGACCGGTCGCGTCGCCCGCTGCTTGCTGGAACTGTGCAAGCAGCCGGATGCCATGACCCACCCGGACGGAATGCAGATCAAAGTAACCCGTCAGGAAATCGGGCGGATTGTCGGGTGTTCCCGAGAGATGGTTGGCCGCGTGCTCAAGGATCTTGAGGAACGCAACCTGGTGGATGTCAAAGGCAAGACCATGGTGGTCTTCGGCACGCGTTAAGCCTCGAACATCCCGGCCAGCATTTGGCGGTAGAGCGTGTCGAGGCGTTCCAGTGCATCCGGCGCGGCAAACTTTTCATGCAAGGCGATGTGGCTTTCGGCGCGAACCCGCTGCTCGAGGCCGCACGCCTCATTGAAGCGGTTGACCGCCGCGACCATCGAGTCCCGTTCGTTATCCAGCAGCAACGCCCCGTGCACCAACCCTACCGGACGCTGGCCACCCTTGCTCTGGCGCCAACGCTGGGCGGTGCCAACCATCTTGCGACCGTCGAGGTTGACGTTGAAACGGCCATCGCAGAATGCGCCTTCGACTTCGCCCAACGACGATACGCCGCCCAGCTCATCCAGCAACTGGCAAATCGGATCGCAGAGTCGGCGATAGGCGGTTTCGATTCGGCTCTGGTCGCCCTCACTTCGGGGGGGCATAGACCAGTGCGATGTTGATGGTTGAGGCCGACTGCGGGACCGGTTCACCGCCGGTTTCGCGCAGCAGGACGGGCCAGCCGGCGGCGGCCGATACTTCACAGGCAGCTTCAAATCCTGGCAGGCGATTCAAACGCCGCGGCATGACGAGAGCACGGTCACTGGGTTGCCAGAACAGCAGACCGAATTCCGAATCACCGGTGCAGACATGGGCCAGCAGATCCTGCTCGGCGAGCAGGCCGGCTTCGGTCGTCAGGGAGGTAATCAGGGTCATAAGGAATTCCGTAGGACGTTAAGTCTGTGGTGAGTCTTATGCCGCCATCGCGAGCAAGTCCGCTCCCACAGTGGATCTCCAGTGCTGGCAGATTTCCTGTGGGAGCGAGCTTGCTCGCGATGCTTTTTTCAGTCGAGAGTCGAACCGCTCACCGCAGAACCACGTTCAGGGAAGAACAAACGCTGCAGTTCGGTGCCAGGGCTTTCGGCGCGCATGAAGGCTTCACCAACCAGGAACGCGTACACATCGCTGATTTCCATCAGCTCGACATCGGCCCGGTTGAAAATGCCGCTCTCGGTAATCACCAGGCGATCACGCGGAATGCGCGGCAACAAGTCGAGGGTGTTTTCCAGGCTGACTTCAAAGGTATGCAGGTTACGGTTGTTCACGCCCACCAGCGGCGTGTCGAGGGTTTTCAAGGCCCGCTCCAGCTCGTCGCCATCGTGAACTTCGACCAGCACATCGAGGCCAACGCTTTTGGCCACGGCCGCCAGCTCGGCCATTTTCACGTCGTCCAGAGCGGAGACGATCAACAGCACGCAGTCCGCGCCCAAGGCACGGGCTTCAACGATCTGGTACGGATCGATCATAAAGTCCTTGCGGATCACCGGCAGCTTGCACGCGGCGCGAGCCTGTTGCAGATACGCATCGGCACCCTGGAAGAAATCGATATCGGTGAGCACCGATAGGCATGTGGCGCCGCCCTTCTCGTAGCTCTTGGCGATGTCGGCGGGAACGAAGTTCTCGCGAATCACGCCTTTGCTCGGCGATGCTTTCTTGATTTCAGCAATCACCGCCGGCTGCTTGAGCTTGGCCTGGGCGATCAGTGCCTTGGCAAAACCACGGGGTGCATCAGCGGCCTTGGCCAGGTTTTCCAACTCGGCCAGGCTGACACGGGCGCTACGCTCGGCAACTTCCTGGACTTTGCGGGCCAGAATGTTCTCCAGAACCGTCGGTACACTCATCCCTCATTCTCCACTCGAAATACCGCGGTAAACGCACCCAACTCCTCGAGTTTCTCCCGAGCAAGGCCGGTGTGCAGCGCGTCGTGCGCCAGGGCAACGCCCTCTTTCAAACTTGTTGCATGGTCTGCGGCATACAGCGCGGCACCAGCATTGAGCACAATCATTTCGGCGGCTTTTTGGCCGTTCTCGGTCTTGCGTTTGCCCAAGGCATCGCGAATCAGTTCCAGCGAAGCCGCCGGGCTGTCGACCGACAGACCGTGCAGGCTCTGGCTCTTCATGCCCAAATCTTCCGGCTCGACCCAATACTCGGTGATCTGGTCGTTCTTCAGCTCCGCCACAAAGGTCGGCGCCGCGAGGCTGAATTCGTCCAGGCCATCTTTGGAGTGCACGACCAACACGTGCTTGCTGCCCAGACGTTGCAAAACTTCAGCCAATGGCCGGCACAACGCCTGGTTGAACACCCCCACCACCTGATGTTTCACGCCGGCCGGATTCGTAAGCGGGCCGAGCATGTTGAACAGAGTACGCAGGCCAAGATCCTTGCGCGGGCCGGCGGCATACTTCATGGCACTGTGGTGGGTCTGGGCAAACATGAAACCGATGCCGACGTTATCGATGCAGCGCGCGACCTGGACCGGCGTCAGGTTCAGGTAGATCCCGGCCGCCTCCAGCAGATCGGCGCTGCCGCTCTTGCCCGAGACCGCACGGTTACCGTGCTTGGCAACGGTACAACCGGCCGCCGCGACCACGAAGGAAGACGCGGTCGAGACGTTGAAGATATTCGCACCGTCACCGCCGGTGCCCACCACATCGACGACGCCGTCGAGGGTCTTGAGTTCGACCTTGTCTGCCAGCTCACGCATGACGGACACCGCGCCGACGATCTCGTCGATGCTTTCGCTCTTCATGCGCATGGCCATCATGAACGCGCCGATCTGCGCATCCGTGCATTGCCCGGTCATGATTTCGCGCATCACATCGCGCATTTCATCGGTGCTGAGGTCGAGGTGATCGACGATACGGCTCAGGGCTGTCTTGATATTCATGAAAAGTCCTTAGCGCGTGCCGCCGGTTTGTTTGAGAAAGTTGGCGAACAGCTCGTGACCCTGCTCGGTGAGGATCGACTCAGGGTGAAATTGCACCCCCTCGATGTTCAGCGTCTTGTGGCGCAGGCCCATGATCTCGTCGACCGAGCCGTCTTCAAGCTGGGTCCAGGCGGTCAATTCGAGACAATCGGGCAGAGTTTCGCGTTTAACAATCAACGAGTGGTAGCGCGTCACCGTCAGGGGATGATTCAGACCTTCGAATACGCCCTTGTCCTCGTGGAATACCGGGCTAGTCTTACCGTGCATCACTTGACGGGCGCGCACCACATCACCGCCAAAGGCTTGACCGATGGATTGGTGGCCGAGGCAAACGCCGAGGATTGGCAGCTTGCCGGCGAAGTGTTTGATCGCTTCGATGGAAATGCCGGCCTCGGTCGGGGTGCAAGGACCGGGGGACACGACGATGCGCTCTGGGTTGAGGGCTTCGATTTCGGCAATGGTGAGTTCATCGTTGCGCACGACTTTGACCTGGGAGCCGAGCTCACCAAGGTACTGCACAACGTTGTAGGTAAAAGAGTCGTAGTTATCGATCATCAGCAACATGACGTGGGGAACCTCTTGAATTCACTGACTTTTAAGACAGCCTTCGAATGATTACCCGCAGTGTGCTGCGCTTTGTCAGGTGCTGGAGTGGCGCCAGCAAAGCGGCATTTCATACAGGTAAAGAAGGCGAAGCGGTACAGGTCCGGCAGGGCCGGCAAAAGAATTCAGGCGCGCCAACGCCAGCGGGCGTGTGCCTTGATGACTTGATCCAGGAGTTTGCTGATGATCAACACGGGAAAGGTCTCATTCATACGTCTTGGCACAGTAACTTAGCTGGGCAGAGCGTGCAATATGGCGCACGCCAAGGCTTGTAAAACAATCGAAGGGGTCGCGACGGATGGCAAAAGGCCGGGAGTTTTTGGTACTGTCGTTTCGTTCTCTACAACAATAAATAAAACGGACTTGCTCATGATCAAACAGACGTTGTTTGTACCGCTCACCAGTTGCCTGCTCGCCCTGGCCTGCGCCCAGGCTAACGCGGCACCGACCCCTTACTCGAATTTCATCGTCTTTGGCGACAGCCTCAACGATGCCGGGACCTTTGCCGACACTGGCGGGCCTGCCGGGGCCACCGAGCGCTTCACTAACCGCACTGGCCCGATCTACACCGACGGTAGCGGCGAAGTCCGCTCGTTCAACGCCACGCAGATCCTGGGCGGCAAGCTTGGGTTCACACCGGACCAGACAGCGTCCTCTTCCTCGGCAGTACGCGCCGGTGAAGGCCTGCCCGATGGCAACAACTGGGCTGTGGGCGGCTACCGAACCGACCAGATTCTCGATTCGATCACGAGTACCTCCGCCACCGGCGAACGTACCCGCGCGGGCTATCTGCCGTCGAACAACTTCCGCGCCGACCCGAATGCGCTGTATTACCTCTCGGGCGGTGGTAATGACTTCCTTCAGGGGCGCGTGACCAGCCTGCCCCAGGCCAGCGCCGCCGCCGATCGCCTGGTCAGCAGCGTGCAAACCCTGCAACAGGCCGGCGCCCGCTACATCATGGTCTGGTTGCTGCCGGATATCGGCTTTACCCCGGCTTTCAACGGTTCGCCACTGCAAGCGTTCACGTCCCAGCTCAGCGCCCAGTTCAACACTGAACTGGTGAGCCAACTGCAGACCGTCAATGCCAACATCATCCCGCTGAACATTCCGGTGCTGCTTAAAGAGACGTTTGCCAATCCGGCGCAATTCGGCCTGGCCACCGACCAGAACCTGAGCGCCACTTGCTTCAGCGGCGACGGTTGCACTGCGAATGCCCGATACGGCATCAACAGTGCGACCCCAGACCCGACCAAGCTGATCTACAACGACTCGGTTCACCCAACCGAAGCCGGACAGCGTCTGATTGCCGATTACGCTTACTCCCTGCTGTCCGCACCTTGGGAAGCAAGTCTGCTGCCGGAAATGGCCCAAGGCACCCTGCGCGCGCATCAGGATGAATTGCGCAACCAATGGCTGGCCGACTGGGAGAACTGGCAAGGCGTTGGTCAATGGCGGGCGATTGTCTCTGCCGGCGGACAACATCAAGACTTCGACAGCCAGCGCAGCGGCGGCGCCAGTGCTGACGGCAATGGTTACAACCTGAACGTCGGTGGCAGCTACCGGCTCAACGAAGCGTGGCGAGTTGGCCTCGCGGCCGGTTTCTACAACCAGAAACTCGAAGCAGGCAGTAACGACTCGGACTACAAGCTGAACACTTATATGGGTACGGCGTTTGCCCAGTATCAGCAGAATCGCTGGTGGGGTGACGTAGCCATGACTGCCGGGCATCTGGACTACGACAGCCTCAAACGCAAATTCCAGTTGGGGGTCAACGAACGCGGGGAGAAAGGCGATACCGACGGTTATGTACTTGGTATCAGCGGTCGCCTGGGTTACGACATCGCGCCAGAAGCCACCAGCCCGTGGCATTTGTCGCCGTTCGTGAGCGCCGACTTCTCCAAGGTAGAGGTCAACGGTTACTCGGAAAATGGCGCCGACTCCACCGCGCTGACGTTCGATGACCAGTCGCGCAACTCCCGGCGTCTTGGTCTGGGTATCCAGGGCAAGTATCAGATCACTCCGCAAACCCAGGTGTTTGGCGAACTGGCCCACGAGCGCGAGTACAACGACGATGCTCAGGACGTGACCATGAATCTCAACAGCCTGCCGAACAACCAATACACCTTGGCCGGCTACACCCCGCAGACCAACCTGAACCGCCTGAACCTGGGCGTGAGCCACAACCTCACCAAGGAACTGGCACTGCGTGCCAGCTACAACATCCGCAGGGATGATGACTTTACCCAGCAGGGCGTCAACTTAGGGGTCAGCCTGGACTTCTAAACCTCAGGCATAAAAAACGCGGAGCCCTCACAGGCGCCGCGTTTTTTTGCTGAACACTTATTGTGGCGAGGGGCTTGCCCCCATTCGGCTGCGCAGCAGTCGCAAATCCAGGCGACTCGGTAGGCCTGAAAGAGCTTGGGGCCGCTCCGCGCCCCAACGGGGCAAGCCCCTCGCCACAACAGCTCGTTCACACAGGATTACCGGTGGAATCAGCTTTCCGGAGTTTGCTCGGCCAACGCCACGGCGCGGAACATCGCGCGGCGCTTGTTCAGGGTTTCTTCCCATTCCAGCGCCGGCACCGAGTCGGCAACGATGCCGCCACCGGCCTGCACGTGCAGCTCGCCGTCCTTGATCACCGCGGTACGGATCGCAATCGCGGTGTCCATGTTGCCGTTCCAGGCGAAGTAACCGACCGCACCGCCGTAGACGCCACGCTTGACCGGTTCCAGTTCGTCGATGATTTCCATCGCACGGATCTTAGGAGCCCCAGACAAAGTGCCCGCCGGCAGAATCGCCCGCAGAGCATCCATCGCCGTCAGCCCGGCCTTCAATTGCCCGGTGACGTTGGACACGATGTGCATCACGTTGGAATAACGCTCGATGACCATCTTCTCGGTGAGTTTCACCGATCCGATTTCCGAGACCCGACCGGTGTCGTTGCGGCCAAGGTCGATCAGCATCAAGTGCTCGGCGATTTCCTTGTCATCCGACAGCAGGTCTTTTTCCAGCGCCAGATCCGCCTCTTCGTTGGCCCCGCGTGGGCGGGTGCCGGCAATCGGGCGCACGGTGATCAGGTTGTCTTCGACCCGCACCAGCACTTCCGGCGAACTGCCGACGACATGGAAGTCGCCGAAGTTGAAGAAGTACATATAAGGCGTCGGGTTGAAGCAACGCAGCGCCCGATACAAATCGATCGGCGCAGCCTTGAAGTCGATGGACATGCGCTGGGACGGCACGACCTGCATGCAGTCACCGGCCAGGATGTATTCCTTGATGGTATCGACGGCTTTTTCGTAATCGTCCTGGGTGAAACTCGAACGGAACACTGGGTCAGCCGATTGCTGCTTGCTGAAATCCAGGCCACGGCGCGGGGTGATCGGCTGGCGGAGTTTTTCCAGCAACGCTTCCAGACGCACATGACCTTGTTCGAAGGCATCCTCTTGCGACGGATCGGCCAGAACGATTGCGTGCATCTTGCCGGCGAGGTTGTCGAACACCACCACCGCGTCGGAAACCATCAGCAGAATGTCCGGCACGCCCAGCGGATCCGGGTTCGGGCATTTGCCCAGACGCTTCTCCACATAGCGCACGCAGTCATAACCGAAGTAACCCACCAAACCGCCATTAAAGCGCGGCAAGCCAGGGATGGTCGGCACGTTGTAGCGAGCTTTGAATTCTTCGACGAAGGCCAATGGATCTTCGGCTTCGTGGCTTTCGATCTCGACGCCGTCGTGGGTCACGCTGATGTGGTGATCGTGAACCCGCAACACGGTGCGGCACGGCAGGCCGATGATCGAGTAACGGCCCCACTTCTCGCCGCCCTGCACCGATTCCAGCAGGTAGGAGTTCGGCTCGTCGGCCAGTTTCAGGTAGATCGACAGCGGCGTGTCGAAGTCGGCCAGGGTTTCGCAGGCCATCGGGATACGGTTGTAGCCGGCAGCGGCCAAACGCAGGAATTCTTCGCGGATCATGGGGTAGCCTCGTGGCTTGAGGGTCTAACAGTCAGGTATGCAAACGCGCCGGTATGCCGGCCAGGAACAAGTCAGGCGCGCCAACGCCAGCGGGCCAGGGCCTTGATGACTTTCATCCAGAGTTTGCGAGTGACCACCACGATGGCGTTTCCAGAAGGGGGTTGAACAGCGTCGGGCAACGTTATCTCAGCCGCCAGATCCAGGCAACCGGGAATTAGCTTGCGCAGATCGTCGATCACCAGCGCCGGCGACTCTTCGGCAATCGGCCGGCCATGGTTGTAGCCATAACTCAGCGCCACGCACTTGACCCCGGCCGCTTTCGCCGCCAGCACATCGCTACGCGAATCGCCGACAAACAACGACTGCGACGCCGGGATGTTGGCCATTTTCATCACGAAAAACAGCGCAGCCGGATCGGGCTTCTTCTGCGGCAGGGTATCGCCGCCGATGATCCACTTGAAGTAGCGGCCAATCTTCATCTGATCCAGCAGCGGCGCGACAAAGCGCTCCGGCTTGTTGGTAATCAGCGCCATCTCGACGCCCTGCTTGTGCAGCCACTTCAGGGTGTCGCGCACGCCGGGATAAACCACGGTCAGTTCATGGCTCTCGCTATAAGCCTCCATGAAAATCGCCAGCGCGCCCTCAGCCTCACCGTCATCGACCGTCGAATGGTCGATGCCACCGGCCAGCGCGCGGCGCACCAGCACCGGCGCGCCGTTGCCGACCCACTCGCGCACCGACTCGAGGCCGGCGGGTTGGCGACCCATTTTGAGCAGCATGTTATCCACGGCAACCGCGAGGTCGGGGACCGAATCGATCAGCGTGCCATCCAGATCGAACATCACCAGCCGCGGCAGACGCCCCGGGAACAGCTGCTCAAAGCCACTCATGGGCGAGCCAGCGCCAGTTCGGCGCGCATCTTCTCGATCACTTCCTGGTAGTTCGGCGCATTGAAGATCGCCGAGCCGGCCACGAAGGTGTCGGCGCCAGCGGCGGCGATTTCGCGAATATTGTTCACGTTCACCCCACCGTCGATTTCCAGGCGAATGTCACGGCCGGACGCATCGATCAGCGCACGGGCCTGACGAAGTTTGTCGAGGGTGCCGGGAATAAACTTCTGCCCGCCGAAGCCTGGGTTGACGCTCATCAGCAAGATCATGTCGACCTTGTCCATCACGTACTCAAGCACGCTTAGCGGGGTTGCCGGGTTGAACACCAGGCCGGCCTTGCAGCCGCCCTCGCGGATCAGTTGCAGCGAACGGTCAACGTGTTGCGTGGCTTCCGGGTGGAAGGTGATGTAGGTCGCGCCGGCCTCGATGAGTCGCCAACGATGCGATCCACCGGGCTGACCATCAAATGTGCGTCGATCGGCGCGGTCACGCCGTACTTGCGCAATGCCGCGCAGACCATCGGGCCGATGGTCAGGTTGGGCACGTAATGGTTGTCCATGACATCGAAGTGCACGAAGTCGGCGCCAGCGGCCAGGACGTTGTCCACTTCTTCACCCAGGCGGGCGAAGTCGGCGGAGAGAATCGACGGAGCAATTACGAAGGGCTGCATGACGCACCTTATCTGAGCAGAATCACGATGGCGCGCATTGTATACCTCATGCTTTGACGCGCGCACTGTGACCGCGATGATTGGGCCTGCCTTCAATCGGCATTGTCCGCAGGCTCTAATACGCCGCCCGGTAGATCTTTTCGATATCGACGGCGCTCAATTTACGCGGATTGTTGCGCATCAGGCGCTCGATTCCCGCCGCTTCCACGGCCATCGCCGGGATCGCATCCTCGGGCACGCCGAAGCTGCGCAGGCCCCGCGGGATCTCTACCGCCGCACACAATGCAGTCATCGCTTCCACGGCTTTATCCGCCGCATCGGTGGCACTCAGGTGAGCGATCTTGACCCCCATGGCCTCGGCAATATCCTGCATGCGCTCGACACAGGCCATTTTGTTCCAGGTCATGACGTACGGCAGCAGCAAGGCGTTGCTGACGCCGTGGGCAATGTTGTAGCGCCCGCCCAGCGGATACGCCAACGCATGCACCGCACCGACCCCGGCATTGCCGAACGCCATGCCGGCCATCAGGCTGGCGGTGGCCATGTCTTCGCGGGCTTGCAGGTTGGCCGGGTTGGCATAGGCCTTGGGCAACGCCTGGGTAATCAGCTTGATGGCACCAATCGCCAGCGCGTCGGTGATCGCCGAGGCATTGAGCGACAGATAGGATTCGATAGCGTGCACCAGCGCATCGACGCCACTGGCGGCGGTGACACTGCGCGGGCAGGTCAGGGTCATTTGCGGGCTAACCAATGCCACGTCCGGCAATAGATAGTCGCTGACGATGCCTTTCTTCAACTGCGCGACCTTGTCGGAAAGGATCGCCACGTTGGTGACTTCGGAGCCGGTGCCGGCGGTGGTCGGAATGGCGATCAGCGGCGGGCCTTTGCGCGGCACCTGGTCGACGCCGAACAGATCTTCCAGCGCGCCGTGGTAACCGGCGTAGGCCGCCACGCTTTTGGCAATGTCGATGGCACTGCCGCCGCCCAGGCCGATCAGCCCGTCATGCCCGCCTTCGCGGTAGACACGCATGCAGTCTTCGACGATGGCGATTTCCGGGTCGGGCAGTACGCGGTCGAAAATCTCGTAGGTCCGGTCGCCGAGATGCGCCAACGCCAGCTCTACCGTACCGGACTTGACCAGGGCGGCGTCGGTGACGATCAGTGGGTTGTCGACATCAAGGCGTGTCAGCTCGGCCGCCAGTTGCTCGATGGCACCGGCGCCGGTGATCAGTTTGTGGGCAATTTTGAAAGAGGAAAGACTCATGTGCGCAGCCTCTTATCGCTAGGGGAGCTGGGCACAATAGTAGCTGGGGATTGGGGTTTGTCTGTTATTCAGGCAATGAATGACCAGAGATCTCGAACACCGCACAAAACCAATGTGGGAGCGAGCTTGCTCGCGATGACTGACTGACATTCAACATTGATGTCGACAGACAGTCCGCTATCGCGAGCAAGCTCGCGCCCACAGTTAATCGGTGTGTTGCTTCAGACCTGCGCAGTACGCAGCTTCTCGCTACGGCCACGCAACCATTCCAGGGTCAGCAGCAGGATCACCGAGAAGGCAATCAGCAGCGTCGCAGCGGCAGCAATCGTCGGGCTGAGGTTTTCGCGGATGCCGCTGAACATCTGCCGTGGCAAGGTCGCTTGTTCAGGACCGGCGAGGAACAGCGTCACCACCACTTCATCGAACGAGGTGGCGAAGGCGAACAACGCCCCGGAGATCACACCTGGCGCAATCAACGGCAAGGTCACCCGACGGAATGCCGTCAGCGGCGAAGCACCGAGGCTCGCAGCGGCCCGCACCAGGTTGTGGTTAAACCCCTGCAAGGTCGCCGATACCGTGATGATCACAAACGGCACGCCCAACACCGCGTGCACCACGATCAGCGAGGTATAGCTGTTGCCAAATCCCAGCGGCGCAAAGAACAGATAGCTGGCCACACCAATGATCACCACCGGCACCACCATCGGCGAAATCACCAGCGCCATCACCAGCGCCTTGCCCGGG is a window of Pseudomonas sp. 10S4 DNA encoding:
- the estP gene encoding esterase EstP, translated to MIKQTLFVPLTSCLLALACAQANAAPTPYSNFIVFGDSLNDAGTFADTGGPAGATERFTNRTGPIYTDGSGEVRSFNATQILGGKLGFTPDQTASSSSAVRAGEGLPDGNNWAVGGYRTDQILDSITSTSATGERTRAGYLPSNNFRADPNALYYLSGGGNDFLQGRVTSLPQASAAADRLVSSVQTLQQAGARYIMVWLLPDIGFTPAFNGSPLQAFTSQLSAQFNTELVSQLQTVNANIIPLNIPVLLKETFANPAQFGLATDQNLSATCFSGDGCTANARYGINSATPDPTKLIYNDSVHPTEAGQRLIADYAYSLLSAPWEASLLPEMAQGTLRAHQDELRNQWLADWENWQGVGQWRAIVSAGGQHQDFDSQRSGGASADGNGYNLNVGGSYRLNEAWRVGLAAGFYNQKLEAGSNDSDYKLNTYMGTAFAQYQQNRWWGDVAMTAGHLDYDSLKRKFQLGVNERGEKGDTDGYVLGISGRLGYDIAPEATSPWHLSPFVSADFSKVEVNGYSENGADSTALTFDDQSRNSRRLGLGIQGKYQITPQTQVFGELAHEREYNDDAQDVTMNLNSLPNNQYTLAGYTPQTNLNRLNLGVSHNLTKELALRASYNIRRDDDFTQQGVNLGVSLDF
- a CDS encoding ABC transporter permease — translated: MLSPYMSPIERVWFYSLRTLCGLILLFLILPVLVIIPLSFNSGSFLVYPLQGFSLHWYQDFFASAEWMRSLKNSIIVAPAATVLAMVFGTLAAIGLTRGNFPGKALVMALVISPMVVPVVIIGVASYLFFAPLGFGNSYTSLIVVHAVLGVPFVIITVSATLQGFNHNLVRAAASLGASPLTAFRRVTLPLIAPGVISGALFAFATSFDEVVVTLFLAGPEQATLPRQMFSGIRENLSPTIAAAATLLIAFSVILLLTLEWLRGRSEKLRTAQV
- a CDS encoding iron-containing alcohol dehydrogenase, translated to MSLSSFKIAHKLITGAGAIEQLAAELTRLDVDNPLIVTDAALVKSGTVELALAHLGDRTYEIFDRVLPDPEIAIVEDCMRVYREGGHDGLIGLGGGSAIDIAKSVAAYAGYHGALEDLFGVDQVPRKGPPLIAIPTTAGTGSEVTNVAILSDKVAQLKKGIVSDYLLPDVALVSPQMTLTCPRSVTAASGVDALVHAIESYLSLNASAITDALAIGAIKLITQALPKAYANPANLQAREDMATASLMAGMAFGNAGVGAVHALAYPLGGRYNIAHGVSNALLLPYVMTWNKMACVERMQDIAEAMGVKIAHLSATDAADKAVEAMTALCAAVEIPRGLRSFGVPEDAIPAMAVEAAGIERLMRNNPRKLSAVDIEKIYRAAY
- a CDS encoding phosphoglycolate phosphatase encodes the protein MSGFEQLFPGRLPRLVMFDLDGTLIDSVPDLAVAVDNMLLKMGRQPAGLESVREWVGNGAPVLVRRALAGGIDHSTVDDGEAEGALAIFMEAYSESHELTVVYPGVRDTLKWLHKQGVEMALITNKPERFVAPLLDQMKIGRYFKWIIGGDTLPQKKPDPAALFFVMKMANIPASQSLFVGDSRSDVLAAKAAGVKCVALSYGYNHGRPIAEESPALVIDDLRKLIPGCLDLAAEITLPDAVQPPSGNAIVVVTRKLWMKVIKALARWRWRA
- the trpE gene encoding anthranilate synthase component I gives rise to the protein MIREEFLRLAAAGYNRIPMACETLADFDTPLSIYLKLADEPNSYLLESVQGGEKWGRYSIIGLPCRTVLRVHDHHISVTHDGVEIESHEAEDPLAFVEEFKARYNVPTIPGLPRFNGGLVGYFGYDCVRYVEKRLGKCPNPDPLGVPDILLMVSDAVVVFDNLAGKMHAIVLADPSQEDAFEQGHVRLEALLEKLRQPITPRRGLDFSKQQSADPVFRSSFTQDDYEKAVDTIKEYILAGDCMQVVPSQRMSIDFKAAPIDLYRALRCFNPTPYMYFFNFGDFHVVGSSPEVLVRVEDNLITVRPIAGTRPRGANEEADLALEKDLLSDDKEIAEHLMLIDLGRNDTGRVSEIGSVKLTEKMVIERYSNVMHIVSNVTGQLKAGLTAMDALRAILPAGTLSGAPKIRAMEIIDELEPVKRGVYGGAVGYFAWNGNMDTAIAIRTAVIKDGELHVQAGGGIVADSVPALEWEETLNKRRAMFRAVALAEQTPES